The following is a genomic window from Sphingobacterium spiritivorum.
CCTTCTGGCCGGCAGCGGAAAGGTTGGTGCAGTAATCCCTTCGCCAATATCCAAAAAAACAGGCCTGAGTTAGCTCAGGCCTGTTTTATAAAAGCTGCTTTGTTTAGCTTAAATGTGAGCGTAACATCCAGGCCATTTTCTCGTGCTGCTCCAATAAAGCTGTTACGAAATCTGAACTTCCGCTATCTCCATATTTTTCTTCAAATTCATCAACCAGTCCGCGTATATACATGATAATGGACTCATGGTCACCTAACAATTCCTTCATATAAGTCTTGCTATCATTCTTACCATGAGTGGATTCTGATAAATGCGCTATTTCCAGATACTGTTTCATAGTGCCTACAGCGTAGTGTCCCAATGAACGTACACGCTCAGCGATATCGTCTATAGTTTCTGAAAGTTGATTGTATTGTTCCTCAAAAAACAAATGAACCGCATGGAAATCACTTCCTTCAATATTCCAGTGTGCATTTCTGGTTTTGACATATAATACGGTTTCATCAGCTAATAAAATATTCAATGCCTGAGCAACTTTTTCTAAGTGTTCACTTTTAATTCCAATATTAGTTTTCATGATAATGATATTTGATAAATTATTAAATTAATTCTGTTATTTCCAATCGCTTGCAGCGTCCAGCTTTTCCATGGATTCAGGACTAAGCTGTAATTGCACGGCTGATACAAATGGCTCGAGATGATTTTCTCTGGTCGCACTGACAATCGGAGCCGCTACAGATGGTCTTGCGATCAGCCAGGCCAAAGCCACAGCCGTAGAAGTTGTTTTATAAGCATCTGCGACCTCCTCCAGTGCTGCTACAATACGCTTTCCGCGTTCGTTCCAGTATTGTTTTTTAACACCTTCACTTCTTGCCGATTGATTAAAATCCGCTTCACTCTTGTATTTGCCCGTTAGAAAACCGCTTGCTAAGGAGTAGTAAGTCAATACACCAAGCTGCTGCTCTACAGCAAGTTGCTCATATTCTGTCTCATATTTTTCTCTTGAAAAGAGATTATATTCCGGCTGCAAAGTCTGATAGCGTGGCCAATGCTGTTGTTCACTTAGCTCTATAGATTCCAGTACCCGCTGTGCTGACATATTAGAAGTTCCTATCCATCTTACTTTGCCTTCCTTTACCAACTGCTCATATGCTTCCAGTGTTTCTTCTACAGGAATACTTTCATCATCATAATGGGTCTGGTAAAGATCAATATAATCCGTCTGCAATCTTTTTAATGAAACGTCTACCTGTTCAAGAATATGTTTCTTAGACGTATTGGGCTTTGGATTTCCGGGAAAAGTCCCTCCCACTTTTGTCATCAGTACAATCTTATCTCTGCCGCCGCTCTTCTTTAGCCAGTTTCCGATAATAGTTTCGGACTCCCCTCCTGTATTCCCCGGCACCCAGTGCGAATACTGATTGGACGTATCTACAGCATCAAATCCCTTATCCAGGTAAGCATCTAAAATATCAAATGACTGCTTTTCATCTAATGTCCAGCCAAATACATTTCCTCCGAAAACCAAAGGAACGATTTCCAGATCAGACTGGCCTAATCTTACTTTTCTCATATATGCGATTGCTTTATAATAGTACAATCAATGTCGGGATTTGTTTGCTTTCCGATATGATCTGATTGTCAAAATTTTCTTTGTTTACAATATCGTGAAGAATGTTTTTAGGATTTATTACCTTTGCCACTTGAAAAGATATAGCAGTCAGCGGATTATGGGCAAACCCGAATTTCTTCATCACTTCAGTCAGGATATCCGGAATATTCCTATGCCCGGAAAGTTTACTTTTCCTTTCTGCTATGAACCGCATGCACTGAGTATAATTGCAAGCAAGGAGTTGCAGCATTATCTGCAACATCAGTCTGATTGGCAGCATAATTTCGGATTGGGCAATCCATCCGATCAGCCGGTGATCGGTAAGATGTTTGGTGTACTGGTTGTAACGGATCCCTCCGGAACTCCGGGATACCTGTGTGCCTTTTCAGGTAAGCTGGCTGGCACCAATGCTCATAAACATTTTGTTCCACCGATCTTCGATATGTTGCAAAAAGACAGTTTTTTTCTGCTGGAAGAAGAAGAAATCAACGAGAGAAACCGGCAGATAGCGTCACTCGAACAGAATGATAGCCTGGCAAAACTAAATACAGATCTGGAAACTGTAACCCGATCTGCAGAAGAATCCATTACACTTTTCAGACTACATCTTAAAAAATTAAAAGAGGAACGAAAACATATCCGTTTTGTACAGACCGGGATCCTCTCTGCAACTGAGTTTCAACTGTTGGAGGCCGACCTGATTAAGCAATCTCTTCGTGACAAACATGAGCTGGCTGTCCTGCAAAAAGACTGGAAATCAAAAATCACAGCGATTCAGGAGCAACTGGATAATTATTATAGCCGTATATCTGTACTCAAAGAAGAAAGAAAGTCTAAATCTGCGCTATTGCAATCCCGGCTTTTCGAGCAATACGTATTTCTCAATAAAAAAGGTATATCCAAAGATATTCGCTCCATATTTGAAGACTTTAATCAATCTGTGCCTCCAGCCGGAGCAGGTGAGTGTGCAGCTCCCAAACTATTACAATATGCTTTTCTGAACCGGCTCACTCCCGTTGCTATGGCTGAATTCTGGTGGGGAGATTCACCTTCATCTGAAATTCGAAAGCATAAAAACTATTACCCGGCATGTAAAGGAAAGTGTGAACCTATTCTATCCCATATGCTGGATGGCATGTTACTCGAAGATAATCCCTTACTTGAAGCCCCAAAAGCACAGGCTGATTTAGAGATCTTGTATGACGATGAAGATATTGCAGTAGTCAATAAGCCTGCTGAATTCTTATCCGTTCCGGGCATTCATATACAGGATTCTGTTTATACCCGTATGCAGGCTGCTTTTCCGGAAGCAACAGGCCCCATTATAGTACATAGGCTGGACATGTCTACCTCAGGCATTCTGCTGATTGCTAAACACAAAGATGCCCACAAGTTTATCCAACAGCAATTTATCAATCACAGTATTGAAAAACGCTATGTTGCTCTTCTTGATGGGGTGGTCAAAGAAGATGAAGGAATTATTGATCTTCCACTGCGCCTGGATCTGGATGACAGGCCACGGCAGATGGTATGCTATGAATATGGCAAAAAAGCCGTGACGAAATATCAGGTATTATCCCGTACAGACGGACAAACAAAGATTCTTTTCTTTCCAGTAACAGGACGCACGCATCAGCTTCGCGTACATGCAGCTCACCTGCTGGGACTACATATCCCTATAGTCGGAGATGATCTCTATGGTACTAAATCCAACAGACTTCATTTGCACGCTGCATACCTTTCTTTTGTACATCCCCGAACAAAAAAAACAGTTGTTTTTGAAGTAAAAGCACCTTTTTAAAGTTGACCAGAAGGTCCAATTAGTCAAAATTTTGTCAATTATTTCGTCATTTTAAACCGTAAGTCACTCAGGATCTGACACTAACATAATTTTATCCTTTCTTATTATTTTTAAGACGTAGAGACACTTACTTTTCTGTTAATAATTATTTAATTTTGCAATGTTTATTAGAAAATTTAAACATTTTGATTAAAAAGTCAAAAGTTTAGTTTTAGTAAACGGAACAAACTAGATACTAAATGAAAACTACTATGAGTGAAATATTTACCAAACAAATCTGGAAGGGTTTACTCTTTGTGCTTTTGACATTTATTGGCACAACTTCCGTTTTTGGTCAGCAAATTATGCTGAAAGGTAAAGTATTGGATATTGTGACTCGTAAACCTATAGATTACGCTACTATTGCCGTTATCGGAGCTCCTGCCGGAAACAGCACTTCAACCGACAGCCGTGGAGAATTTAGTTTAAAAATCGATGGAAGTTATACTAAATTCAGAGTTACCTATGTCGGTTATGAGTCACAGGATATTCTGATCAATCCTACCAATTCGGATAACATCACGATTAATCTTGTTCCGGAAGAAAATGTTCTGGAAGAAGTAGTGGTCAAAGCGAAGAAAGCAAAATACAGAAATAAAGATAATCCAGCTGTAGAATTGATCCGCAAGGTTATCGATAATAAAGAAAAAAACAGGTTAGAAGCTCAGGATTATGCTGAGTTTCAGCAATATGAGAAGATCTCAATGGCACTCAGCAATCTGTCTGAAAAATTTAAAAACAGAAAAATATTCAAACAATACCAGTTTTTATTTGAAAAAGATGATTCTGTAAAAAATGAAAACAGATATGTATTACCGGCTTATATAGAAGAGAAATTATCTCAGGTATACCAGCGCAGGAGTCCGAAAAAGACCAAGCAATTTGTCATCGCAGAGCAGAAGGCACAGTTTGACCCCAAATTTGTAGATAACAACGGACTGAGTAATTACTTCAACAGACTTTACGAAAACATTGATATCTACGACAATAATATTTCATTATTGACGAATCAGTTTTTGAGTCCGATCGCCGGATCATCTCCTACTTTTTATAAGTTTTTTATTACGGATACAATCAAGACTGAATCCCCATATCTGGTTGAACTTAGCTTCTTTCCCCGTAATAAAGCAGATATGTTGTTTAAAGGAAAATTGTATATTACTTTAGATGGCAATTATGCAGTACGTAAAGCGGAGTTAACGGTTGCCGATGGTATTAACCTTAATTTCGTAAGGGATATGGCTATCGATCTGGATTTCAGTAAAGATAAGAGTGGTCGTTTCTTTTTGACCAGCAGTTCGCTGGCGATGGACTTTGCTCTTTCCGAAAAAGGAACCGGTATCCGGGGACAGCGTACCGTCTCCTATACCGACTTTAAGACCGGTATCGTACAGCCGGACAGCATATACCAGGGTCCTGATGTTGTGATTGTCAATGAAAACAAAAAAGGAACTCAGGCATTTGATGAACAATACTGGAGTACGCACCGTCCTGTAGCGCTTAAGAAAAATGAATCTGTAATCTATCGTAATATCGATACGTTACAAATGATGCCTTCTTTCAAACGCTTTATGGATATAGCAGCTCTTGTGCTTTCGGGTTACAAGCAGGCTGGTCCTGTAGAGATCGGCCCAGTCAATACGTTTTACAGTTTCAACCCTGTAGAAGGCTTGAGATTACGTGTGGGCGGACGTACAACAGAAGCTTTCAGTAAACGTTTCTATGCCGAATCCTATGCTGCATATGGTTTTAAAGATGAGAAATGGAAGTATTTTATCAGCGGAACATACTCATTGAATAATAAGTCCGTATATTCCTTCCCGATGCATTATATCCGTGCCTCTTTTCAGAGAGACACCAAAATCCCGGGACAAAATCTGGAATTTATTCAGGAAGACAACTTCTTATTGTCTTTCAAACGCGGAGAGAACGAACGTTTCCTCTATAATGATATCTACCGTTTAGAATACAAAAGAGAATTTGATAATAACTTATCTTATACAGTCGGGGTCAGCAAATGGAAACAACAGCCAGCCGGAATACTTACTTACCAGATGCTGGATGAAAACGGAAATTCAAAACTGTTTAACGAGTTAAATACAACTGAGATCTCAGTGGGCTTACGTTGGGCACCAAAAGAACAATATTATCAGGGTAAGCTGTACAGAACTCCAATATTTAATAAGTACCCTATTTTCACGCTGAATTATACGGGTGGAGTGAAAGGCTTGCTGGATGGAGAATACAACTATCACAACTTTACAGGAGGTGTATTCAAACGTTTCTATCTGTCACAACTGGGATACGCAGATGTCAATCTGGAAGGAACCTATATCGCGGGTAATGAAATACCATTCCCTTTACTTACTATCCACAGGGCGAATCAGACCTATGCATATCAGTTGAATTCATTCAACCTGATGAACTTTATGGAATTTGTAAGTGATCATTCCGCTTACACTAATATTCAATATTATATGAATGGTTTTATTCTGAATAAGATCCCGTTGGTCAAAAAATTAAAATGGAGAGAGGTGTTTAGTTTCAAAGCGGTATACGGAGGTTTACGTAACGAGAACAATCCGGATATCACCAATAAAGTCTTTACATTCCAGAAGAATGAAGATAATGTTCCGATCTCTTACACATTTGCAGATGGACGTCCTTATATGGAAGCCAGCGTAGGTTTGTACAATATATTTAAGATCTTACGTGTAGACGCTGTCAAACGTCTCAACTATCTGGATCATCCGGATGCTCCAAGTTGGGGAATCAGAGCACGTATTAAATTTGATTTTTAGCCGTATCTATATATTTTTTATATTTAGTTTTCTAGTTAAGGGGGAGTTTGCAAAAACTTCCCTTTTTTATTGTCCGAGTGAATAAAAATCTCTAAATTTAGATAACTATTGTATAAACCATTGAATATAAACAAAAAAGACATCGTTATTGAGGCGCAAATGCTTGTCCGCAGACCTGTGGGGGATGTGTTTACAGCTTTTATTGATCCGGAAATAACCCGTCATTTTTGGTTTACATCCGGTAGTTCTATTCTTGAAAAAGGCAAAACTGTAGTCTGGACATGGGAAATGTACGACGTCTCTGCCGAAGTAGAAGTACTGGATATTCTTACAAATGAAAAAATAAGTGTTCTATGGGGTGAGCCCCGCACGCATATAGATTTTCTCTTCCAACCTGTCAGCCCGGAAAGTACATATGTACAAATCCGGAATTATGGTTTTGAGGTGTTAGAAGATGAGCAACTGATCTCCTTTCTGACAGACTCTACCGGTGGATTCACGACTGTTGTAGACGGATTGAAAGTATATATGGAACAAGGCATCAATCCCGGGTTGATTGCAGACAAATTTCCTGCCGGACATTAGTCGCAAATAACCTCTGCATACATATTGTTTAAAAAAAAAGACACTTTTTCCCTATGAAAGTGATCAATAACTAATATAAACTATAATACAGTCGTTATGGCAAAAGTACATCATTACCTTAATTTTGACGGTCAGGCCGAAAATGCATTTAATTTTTACAAATCTGTATTTGGAGGAGAATTCAGATCCTTTATGCGCTATCAGGATATGCCTTCTCCTGAAGAAATACCGGATGAAATCGGCAACAGAATACTGCATGTAGTACTTCCTATCAGCAAACATTTTGTGCTTATGGGTGCTGATGTACATGATGACTATGGTTCTGCAATCAACAGAGGTAATAATTCTTTTATCTTACTGGCAGCAGATTCGTCTGAAGAAGCCTTGCGGCTGTATAAAGGATTATCTGAAGGTGGAGAGGTCGAGATGCCAATGGAAGAAACATATTGGTCTCAATTATACAGTTCCTTCAAAGATAAGTACGGAATATGCTGGATGATCAACTATGACGGAAGCAAACTTGACCGCTGGGGGCAATAGCGGATTCAGAATAACAAAAGAAGAGCATCGGATTAAGGTCCGATGCTCTTCTTTTGTTAGGTATAATGTACCAGTGAAATAATATCGTGATTAAACCGGGTCAACCGGCCCTGACTATGTAAAAAATCCAGACTGATCACAAAACTGAAACCAGCTACCTGACCACCTAGCTTTTCAATCAGCTTACTTGCTGCCACCACTGTCCCTCCCGTAGCTAACAGATCATCGTGAATCAGAATATGCTGCCCGGCCTCGAATGCATCTTCATGTACCTCTATTGTAGCTTGTCCGTATTCGAGTGCATAAGATTCGGAAATCGTATTGTACGGCAACTTACCCTGCTTGCGGATGGGAATAAAAGGAACATTGAGTCGGTTTGCCAGCATCATCCCAAAAAGAAATCCTCTGCTCTCTATACCCGCTACTGCATCAATTCGTTTACCTTCCAGCCGCTGTATAAAAGCTTCAACTACAGCCGTACACAATTCCGCATCTTTCAGTATGGGTGTAATATCTTTAAAAACTATACCGGGTTTTGGAAAATCCTCAATATCCCGGATTACTTCTCTTAATCGTTGTTCTATCATCTGATAAGCTAAAATTTCAAATAAGGTTCAAGTTTACGCAAAAATTCTTCATCAAGAAGAAGTACTGCTTTTAAATCATTTATATTTTTATAATTCCCGTGTTCTCTACGATAGTTGGCAATAGCTGTAGCCTGTTTATAACTTATATAAGGATGCCTGGCTAATTCAGCAGCAGTCAGTGTATTCAGCTCCAGTTGCCTGATATCTGTACTTACAACCCGCAAGGAACTTTCGATCGTTTTGTAGCGCTCAGCATCCATACCATACACTTCCTTAATCTGCTGAATCGTATAGAATCCTCCGAGAGCATCTCTGAATCTGACTATACGTCGGGCAAATGAAGGTCCTATTCCTTTCAATGACATCCATGCGGTAGTATCGGCCGTATTGATATCGATAACGACTGTTTTTAACGTATTTTGATACGTTTTGGGATATTTCGCTGATGTTTCAGTAGTGGAATTATGATCCGGTGATGGAGTCCTGGGGATACGTATGTATGCTTCAATCCGTTGATAGTCGGATTCTTTGATAGCATATATTTTGCGGAGATCCTCCTTTTTATAAAATTTACCTCCTTTGGTAGTATAGTTGAGGATCATACGGATCTGATAGGCTTTGAATCCTAATTTTTCCCATCCTTCTGCTGTAAGTTGATTAGGATCAAATTCAAAATAGTTCACCGCATTAAGAGGCGTAGCTTTGGAAGAATAATATGTTGATCCCGGATCTAAAGATTCCTGCTTTTCTATTTCGGTATAGGATTGTACCGTTTTATCATCTTCAAAAATATGGAGCTGGTAAGAAACAGAAGGTGATGTATGTATTAAATTCCACACGATCGGACTGAAAGTCATTAAGCCTATCAATACCAGCAGCACAAAGAAGCCATTTTGCTCTGCCCTGCTTAGTCTGAAAAAATAAAATAGCTTATTCATATCCCATTTTTAATGTTTGTCATTAGAAAAGAAATAAGAATAAGCCTGGTAAAGGATTTCTTAATTAAGCTTATCCTTATCTACTTTT
Proteins encoded in this region:
- a CDS encoding Dps family protein, which produces MKTNIGIKSEHLEKVAQALNILLADETVLYVKTRNAHWNIEGSDFHAVHLFFEEQYNQLSETIDDIAERVRSLGHYAVGTMKQYLEIAHLSESTHGKNDSKTYMKELLGDHESIIMYIRGLVDEFEEKYGDSGSSDFVTALLEQHEKMAWMLRSHLS
- a CDS encoding aldo/keto reductase; the encoded protein is MRKVRLGQSDLEIVPLVFGGNVFGWTLDEKQSFDILDAYLDKGFDAVDTSNQYSHWVPGNTGGESETIIGNWLKKSGGRDKIVLMTKVGGTFPGNPKPNTSKKHILEQVDVSLKRLQTDYIDLYQTHYDDESIPVEETLEAYEQLVKEGKVRWIGTSNMSAQRVLESIELSEQQHWPRYQTLQPEYNLFSREKYETEYEQLAVEQQLGVLTYYSLASGFLTGKYKSEADFNQSARSEGVKKQYWNERGKRIVAALEEVADAYKTTSTAVALAWLIARPSVAAPIVSATRENHLEPFVSAVQLQLSPESMEKLDAASDWK
- a CDS encoding RluA family pseudouridine synthase codes for the protein MKRYSSQRIMGKPEFLHHFSQDIRNIPMPGKFTFPFCYEPHALSIIASKELQHYLQHQSDWQHNFGLGNPSDQPVIGKMFGVLVVTDPSGTPGYLCAFSGKLAGTNAHKHFVPPIFDMLQKDSFFLLEEEEINERNRQIASLEQNDSLAKLNTDLETVTRSAEESITLFRLHLKKLKEERKHIRFVQTGILSATEFQLLEADLIKQSLRDKHELAVLQKDWKSKITAIQEQLDNYYSRISVLKEERKSKSALLQSRLFEQYVFLNKKGISKDIRSIFEDFNQSVPPAGAGECAAPKLLQYAFLNRLTPVAMAEFWWGDSPSSEIRKHKNYYPACKGKCEPILSHMLDGMLLEDNPLLEAPKAQADLEILYDDEDIAVVNKPAEFLSVPGIHIQDSVYTRMQAAFPEATGPIIVHRLDMSTSGILLIAKHKDAHKFIQQQFINHSIEKRYVALLDGVVKEDEGIIDLPLRLDLDDRPRQMVCYEYGKKAVTKYQVLSRTDGQTKILFFPVTGRTHQLRVHAAHLLGLHIPIVGDDLYGTKSNRLHLHAAYLSFVHPRTKKTVVFEVKAPF
- a CDS encoding DUF5686 family protein — encoded protein: MKTTMSEIFTKQIWKGLLFVLLTFIGTTSVFGQQIMLKGKVLDIVTRKPIDYATIAVIGAPAGNSTSTDSRGEFSLKIDGSYTKFRVTYVGYESQDILINPTNSDNITINLVPEENVLEEVVVKAKKAKYRNKDNPAVELIRKVIDNKEKNRLEAQDYAEFQQYEKISMALSNLSEKFKNRKIFKQYQFLFEKDDSVKNENRYVLPAYIEEKLSQVYQRRSPKKTKQFVIAEQKAQFDPKFVDNNGLSNYFNRLYENIDIYDNNISLLTNQFLSPIAGSSPTFYKFFITDTIKTESPYLVELSFFPRNKADMLFKGKLYITLDGNYAVRKAELTVADGINLNFVRDMAIDLDFSKDKSGRFFLTSSSLAMDFALSEKGTGIRGQRTVSYTDFKTGIVQPDSIYQGPDVVIVNENKKGTQAFDEQYWSTHRPVALKKNESVIYRNIDTLQMMPSFKRFMDIAALVLSGYKQAGPVEIGPVNTFYSFNPVEGLRLRVGGRTTEAFSKRFYAESYAAYGFKDEKWKYFISGTYSLNNKSVYSFPMHYIRASFQRDTKIPGQNLEFIQEDNFLLSFKRGENERFLYNDIYRLEYKREFDNNLSYTVGVSKWKQQPAGILTYQMLDENGNSKLFNELNTTEISVGLRWAPKEQYYQGKLYRTPIFNKYPIFTLNYTGGVKGLLDGEYNYHNFTGGVFKRFYLSQLGYADVNLEGTYIAGNEIPFPLLTIHRANQTYAYQLNSFNLMNFMEFVSDHSAYTNIQYYMNGFILNKIPLVKKLKWREVFSFKAVYGGLRNENNPDITNKVFTFQKNEDNVPISYTFADGRPYMEASVGLYNIFKILRVDAVKRLNYLDHPDAPSWGIRARIKFDF
- a CDS encoding SRPBCC domain-containing protein, with the protein product MNINKKDIVIEAQMLVRRPVGDVFTAFIDPEITRHFWFTSGSSILEKGKTVVWTWEMYDVSAEVEVLDILTNEKISVLWGEPRTHIDFLFQPVSPESTYVQIRNYGFEVLEDEQLISFLTDSTGGFTTVVDGLKVYMEQGINPGLIADKFPAGH
- a CDS encoding VOC family protein, with amino-acid sequence MAKVHHYLNFDGQAENAFNFYKSVFGGEFRSFMRYQDMPSPEEIPDEIGNRILHVVLPISKHFVLMGADVHDDYGSAINRGNNSFILLAADSSEEALRLYKGLSEGGEVEMPMEETYWSQLYSSFKDKYGICWMINYDGSKLDRWGQ
- a CDS encoding adenine phosphoribosyltransferase; the protein is MIEQRLREVIRDIEDFPKPGIVFKDITPILKDAELCTAVVEAFIQRLEGKRIDAVAGIESRGFLFGMMLANRLNVPFIPIRKQGKLPYNTISESYALEYGQATIEVHEDAFEAGQHILIHDDLLATGGTVVAASKLIEKLGGQVAGFSFVISLDFLHSQGRLTRFNHDIISLVHYT
- a CDS encoding helix-hairpin-helix domain-containing protein, whose translation is MNKLFYFFRLSRAEQNGFFVLLVLIGLMTFSPIVWNLIHTSPSVSYQLHIFEDDKTVQSYTEIEKQESLDPGSTYYSSKATPLNAVNYFEFDPNQLTAEGWEKLGFKAYQIRMILNYTTKGGKFYKKEDLRKIYAIKESDYQRIEAYIRIPRTPSPDHNSTTETSAKYPKTYQNTLKTVVIDINTADTTAWMSLKGIGPSFARRIVRFRDALGGFYTIQQIKEVYGMDAERYKTIESSLRVVSTDIRQLELNTLTAAELARHPYISYKQATAIANYRREHGNYKNINDLKAVLLLDEEFLRKLEPYLKF